GAGCGAACAACATTAAGACAAAAGAGAATAGCTAGAAAGAGAAATAATCGTATAAATGATTATCTTTCAAAATCAGCAAGAATAATTGTAAATTATTGTCTTAATAATGATATAGGAAAAATAGTTCTAGGATATAACGAGAATTTTCAAAGAAATTCAAATATAGGAAGTATAAATAATCAAAACTTTGTAAATATACCATATGGAAAATTAAGAGATAAATTAATATATCTATGTAAACTATATGGAATAGAATTTAAACTGCAAGAAGAAAGTTATACATCAAAAGCAAGTTTCTTTGATGGAGATGAAATTCCAATATATGATAAAGAAAATCAAAAAGAATATATATTCAGTGGAAAAAGAATAAAAAGAGGACTATATCAAACAAGCACAGGTAAAATCATAAATGCGGATTGTAATGGAGCATTAAATATATTAAGAAAAAGTAAAGTTGTGGACTTAAATGTCCTATACAATAGAGGTGAACTGAACACACCTAAAAGAATAAGGGTGGTGTAAAGCTATCAAACTTCTTAGAAAATTTTTAAATATTTTTAAAGATTTTAGAACCCTGCGACTTTAGTCGTGGGAGGTTCAGTTGTTCGATTATTTGTATAATTGGAATCGGAGTCATAAGTTTTGATAAAAATTTAAATTTGTCTGACATTAATTTTGGAGATATCTTGACAATAATAAGTGCAGTATTTTTTGCATTTCAAATAGCAACAACTGGATTTTTTTCAAGAAAAGTTGAGCCGTTAAAATTAATTTTTTTGCAAATGATATTTGCTGGAATTTTATTTGTAGTAAATTTTTTTATTTTTTCAAATCCTAAAGAAATTTCAGATTTAAAAGGAATGGCGCTGATTTCAGTCGGTTATTTGACAATATTTTCCACAATAGTTCCAACACTTTTGCAAACAGTCTGTCAAAAATTTACAACTTCGACACGAGCTTCACTTTTAATGTCAACAGAATCTTTATTTGCACCAATTTTTGCGTTTTTTTTGCTAGGCGAAATTCTAAGCTTGAAGGTAATTATTGGAGCTGGAATAGTTTTATTTTCGATAGTTTTGTCAGAAATTTAAAAATTATAATTAAAAAAATTTGACTTTTTTGAAAAAATATTATAAAATTAATTATAATGATTACAAAATTAGAATAATTTTATATAAAAAATTAAAAATTAAAATTTGGAGGTAAGAAATGGACTTTAGCTTGAATTTAGGTGTTTTAGATGAAGGAAAATTACAAAAAATTGACGAAAATAAACTTTACGATGTGGCTGTTATTGGAGCTGGACCAGCAGCGGTCTCTAGTGCAATTTATGCGGCTCGTAAAGGATTAGCTGTTGCGATGGTTGGAGTAAAAGTTGGAGGACAAGTTTTGGATACGAATGAAATTGCAAATATTATAGGAACTGTGTCTACAACTGGAAGCAAATTTGCTGAAACTTTACACAGCCATTTGAAAGAATATGAAGTTGCGTTTAAAGAAGGGCATGTTGTAAAAGAAATTTCGATTGATGGAAAAGATAAAGTTTTTGTAACTGATGACGGGAAAAAATATAAGACAAAAACTATTATTTTGGCAACTGGTGCAAAACCTAGAAGTCTAAATATTCCTGGGGAAGCTGAATATGTTGGAAAAGGAGTGCATTACTGTTCAACTTGCGATGGGCCTTTTTACAAGGGACTTGATGTTGCTGTAATTGGTGGTGGAAACTCAGGTGTGGAAGCTGCGCTTGATATGTCAGGAATTGCAAAAAATGTCACTTTAATTGAATTTATGCCAGAATTGAAAGCTGACAAAGTTTTGCAGGAAAAATTGGCACAGCGTGAAAATGTGAATGTAATTTTAAATTCAGCAACTACAGAAGTTTTGGGAACAGAATTTGTAGAAAAATTAAAATATAAAAATCGAGATACAAATGAAGAAAAAGTTTTGAAATTAAACGGAGTATTTATCGAAGTAGGACTATCTCCAAATAGTGAAATAGTGAAAGATTTAGTTGAATTGAATAGAGTGGGGGAAGTTGTGATAAATCCAGAAACTAACGAAACTTCATTAGAAGGAATTTTTGCAGCTGGAGATGTTACAAATGTAAAACGAAAACAAATAATTATTGCAATGGGAGAAGGAGCAAAAGCAGCACTTTCTGCATTTGATTATTTAATTTCAAAATATTAATAAAATTTTTTAGACTTATGAAGTTTTTCATAGGTCTTTTTTTTTTTTTTTTTGATAAAATTTCTAATAATATAAAAATTTACTTTAAATATTTTATTTCGTTTTAAATTTTTACAGATTCAGTATACCTAAATTTTAATTTTTATTTAATTATTGACAAAAATAAAAAATAATATATAATAAATGTATTAATGTAATTTTATATAAAAAATTGATTATAAGGAGATTATTTAAAATGAAAAAACTTATCTTATTGGGAACAATTATCGTATCGCTTGCATTAAAAGCTGGATACTTAGAAGAGGGAAAATTGTATTATGCAAATAAAAATTATTTAAAAGCTGAAGAGATGTTTTTGAAAGCTGTTCAAGAAGGTAATGTTGAAGGTATGAATTATTTAGGTAATTTATATTATAAACAAGAAAAATATGACAAAGCTGAACAAATTTATTTAAGTGCCGTTGAAAAGGGAAATGATAATGCTATGAAAGATTTAGCAATGTTATATGAAGATCAAAAAAAATTTGATAAAGCTGAAAAGATGTATTTAGAAGCTGTTAAAAAGGGCAATTCTGATGCTATGTACAATCTGGGGCTTTTATATTATAAGCAAGGAAAATATGATAAAGCAGAAGAAATGTATTTAAAAGCAGCTCAAAAGGGAGATGAACTAGCTATGAACAATTTAGGAGTTTTATATAGACAACAAAATAAAGAAAAAAAAGCAGAAGAAATGTTTCTAAAATCTAGTCAAAAAGGTTATCTTGGAGGTACATATAATTTGGGGTCTTTATATGAAAAACAAAAAAAATATAAGAAAGCTAAGAAATATTTTAAAATGGTAATAGATTTAGGAAATGAAAATGATCCAATGACTAAAGAAGCTCAAGAAGTCTATAGAAAACTAGTGCAGGCAGGATACTAATAAAATTGAACAAATTTTAAAGATAAAAAGTTTTTAGTTGTTATCATAAATTATTTTACAATATTCAAATAATAATTAAGTGTAAATTTTTCTACTTGCTAAATATTTAAAATTATGCGATAATTTAACATATATAATTTGGATTTTAAAATGGAGGACTGAAAATGAAAGAGAGAATTGTTATAACTGTTATTGGAGCGGATAAGACAGGAATTGTTGCAAATGTATCAACAAAATTAAGTGAGTTAAAATTAAATATTATTGATATAACTCAAAAAGTTTTTGAAGATAATATTTTTGCTATGATAATGTTAGTTGAAGTTGAAAAGAATGTAGATATTAAAAAATTGCAGGAAGAATTTAAAGTTTTTGAAGGAAAAATCGGAGTAAAAGTATTTTTGCAGCATGAAGAAATTTTTAAAACAATGCACAGAATATAATTTTAGAAAGAAAAT
This genomic stretch from Leptotrichia sp. oral taxon 218 harbors:
- a CDS encoding DMT family transporter, with the protein product MTIISAVFFAFQIATTGFFSRKVEPLKLIFLQMIFAGILFVVNFFIFSNPKEISDLKGMALISVGYLTIFSTIVPTLLQTVCQKFTTSTRASLLMSTESLFAPIFAFFLLGEILSLKVIIGAGIVLFSIVLSEI
- a CDS encoding FAD-dependent oxidoreductase, whose amino-acid sequence is MDFSLNLGVLDEGKLQKIDENKLYDVAVIGAGPAAVSSAIYAARKGLAVAMVGVKVGGQVLDTNEIANIIGTVSTTGSKFAETLHSHLKEYEVAFKEGHVVKEISIDGKDKVFVTDDGKKYKTKTIILATGAKPRSLNIPGEAEYVGKGVHYCSTCDGPFYKGLDVAVIGGGNSGVEAALDMSGIAKNVTLIEFMPELKADKVLQEKLAQRENVNVILNSATTEVLGTEFVEKLKYKNRDTNEEKVLKLNGVFIEVGLSPNSEIVKDLVELNRVGEVVINPETNETSLEGIFAAGDVTNVKRKQIIIAMGEGAKAALSAFDYLISKY
- a CDS encoding lipopolysaccharide assembly protein LapB, whose amino-acid sequence is MKKLILLGTIIVSLALKAGYLEEGKLYYANKNYLKAEEMFLKAVQEGNVEGMNYLGNLYYKQEKYDKAEQIYLSAVEKGNDNAMKDLAMLYEDQKKFDKAEKMYLEAVKKGNSDAMYNLGLLYYKQGKYDKAEEMYLKAAQKGDELAMNNLGVLYRQQNKEKKAEEMFLKSSQKGYLGGTYNLGSLYEKQKKYKKAKKYFKMVIDLGNENDPMTKEAQEVYRKLVQAGY
- a CDS encoding ACT domain-containing protein, with translation MKERIVITVIGADKTGIVANVSTKLSELKLNIIDITQKVFEDNIFAMIMLVEVEKNVDIKKLQEEFKVFEGKIGVKVFLQHEEIFKTMHRI